GTGCATGACACGACCGCGGCAATGCAGGACACGACCGCGACCAAACACGACGCGACCGCGACCAATCACGACACGACCGCCGCTACTCATCGCACGCCCGCGGCTAGTCATGACACGCCCGCGGCTAGTCATGACACGACCGCGGCTAGTCATGACACGACCGCGACAAAGTCGGCAGTCGTCCGGAATAAAGTGGCAGGCGACCGCCGCCTCTCACGAGGGAACCGTGGCTTCGCACGACACGACCGCGACTCCTCATGACACGACCGCGGTTTCACGCGGCACGACCGCCGCTCATCACGAGTGGACCGCCACGTTCACTGGCCGCGTGGCAGCTTGTGCGCAGACCATATAGCTACTTTTTCGCTTTTCGCGTTCTCCTTAGTGCAGGGGCACGTCAACGCGTTCGACGCCGGCGGTGAAGTGCGCCGAGTCTTCGTCTCGCGCGCAACGAAGGCGGGAGTAAACACTCAACGACAGGCGTCACACTTGGTTCACACCCCCCGGGAGGGGGACATTATGAAAGTGCAACAGATTCGGAAGTTCGACATGCTGCGGCGCGTCCAGCAGTTCCTGGACGAGTTCGCGGCGAAGCTGTTCGCTGCGACTGCGGCGGCGACTCGGCAGGCGCTCGACCAACTCGTGGAGGACATGCGGGTGAACGAGGCCGAACAGGCGAGCAACACGCTGAACGCCAAGGGCCAGACGGCGGCCAAGGCCGCGTTGCGCGACAAGCTGGTGAAGGACCACATGCGGCCGGTGGCGCTGATGGCGGCCGCGCATCTGCGCGACGTCCCGGAGTTCAAGGCGCTGCAGGTGCCCAAGTTGAGTGTGAAGGTCGCGCTGCTCGTGCAGGACGCGAACGCCATGGCCGAGGCAGCAAAGCCGTATCAGCAGGTGTTCGTGGAGAACGGCCGTCCCGAGACGTTCGTCGACGACATGGTGGCGGCGGCGACGGCGGTGCGAGCGTCGATCGATGCACGCAGTAAGAGCATCGCGACGAAAGCGGCAGCACGGGACGGACTCAAAGCCACCGCAACGCAAGCGCACTCGGTTTTGCGATTCCTGGATGCTCAGGTGAAGAGTGCGGCCGCGGGTAACGCGAAAATCTTGGCAGCGTGGAACTCGGCCAAACGGATCGGGAGGGGGAAGGTAGTGCCGATCGAAGCAACGATTCCCGCTTCGACGACGCCACCGACTCCGACGCCGACTGAAGCGAAGGCGGCGTAGCAGCAAGGGAAGCCCCGGGTGATGAACCCGGGGCTTCTTTCACTGATTGTGTGCCCAGCATGAACATCGACTAGGAGGTGGAAGTCCTCCGGGGAGTTGGTCACAACGACCCGAGAGAACCGCAAGGCGAGGATCGTGAGTGAATCGCTGAAAGCAGCGGGAATCGAGACCTGCGGGGCGACGCACAGAAATCGGATAAGAGGCGATGCGACTGAGGGCAAGCGGGCCAATGACCGCGAAGCTCTCGCGACCAAGGAGCCGTATCGTAGATCTGACGCTCGTGCAGGGACAGCCGATGAGTCTTACCTGGGGAGATCTCGCCTCGCGTCCGAAAGGATGACGCGGAGGTAGGCAACTCAGCGGAGCGAGAAGTCAGCAGCGGCCAGAGTAGCGGAGGGCTTCGGGTACGTTGAGACCGCCCCGACGCGAAGGGCCTAACGGTGAGGAGAGCGAGTCGACCGTGCATCTCGACAAGGCCACGCACCGCCGTCGAACGACCAGTTCGAGCTGCCACTGGAGAATCGGGTGAAGCCCCGAGACCAGAGTGGAGCGGTGAAGCCACGGCGGCGAGGCAGGGAACCGCGCGCTCAGGACTCGAGACCCTGATGGAGCGTGTCGTCGAGGGAGGGGATCTGCGGCGCTGCAGGTCCTGCAACCGATGATCGATCCCAGTTTCTCTGAGTCCAGCTATGGCTTTCGGCCGGGGCGGCGCGCCCATGACGCGGTGGGTCAGGCGCAACGCGACGTGCAGAGTGGTCGGCGCTGGGTCGTGGATGTGGACTTGGCGCAGTTCTTCGACCGAGTCAATCACGACATGCTCTTGGGGTTGCTGGCAAACCGGATCGTCGACGCTCGGATGTTACGACTCATTCGCCACTATCTGGAAGCCGGAGTAATGGTAACTGGCGTAGTGGTGGAGCGGCACGAAGGGACGCCGCAAGGCGGGCCGCTCTCGCCGTTGTTGGCGAAACGTGTTGCTCGATGTGGTGGATCGGGCGTTGGAGCGCCGCGGACATTGCTTTGCACGTTATGCTGATGACTGCAACGTGTACGTGCGGTCGAAGCGGGCGGCGGAGCGCGTGATGGAGGGCTTGGTCGGCCTCTACGCGAAGCTCAAGCTCCAGGTCAATCCGTCGAAGAGTGCGGTGGCGCGCGTGTGGGATCGGGCTTTCCTGGCTACAGCTTTTGGGTGGCGCCAGGCAAGATCGTGAAACGCCGCGTCGCACCGAAGGCCCTGGAGAAGCTGAAGGAGCGGGTCCGGGAGCTTACGTCGCAGGTGGTGAGGCGGCTGCGGAGCTACCTGGTCGGGTGGAAGTCATACTTCCGACTGGCCGACACGCCGGGGGTGCTTAGAGACGTGGACAAATGGCTTCACCGTCGTTTGCGAATGCTCATCCTCAAACAGAACAAGCGGGGCACGACGCTGTACCGGACGCTACGCGCGCGGGGACTTTCCGATCGCTTGGCTCGGGCAGCGGCGGCGCACTGCGGACGCTGGTGGGCGATGGCCACGCATGGCGCTCTGAAAACGGCCTTTCCGACGCAGTACTTTCTGTCACTCGGAGTACCGCGTCTTGGCCCTCATAACCTCAACTCACCGAACCGCCGGATGCGGACCCGCATGTCCGGTGGTGTGGGAGGGGAGCAGGAGAGTTACTCTCTCCTACTCCCTATCCCGATCCATCCGAGCGCATCGAGCGAGCCGCCAAGTGCTTCGAGATGACGAGCGACCTGGTCGGTCTCTGAGCCTAACGAGTACCGATCG
The Gemmatimonadaceae bacterium DNA segment above includes these coding regions:
- a CDS encoding reverse transcriptase domain-containing protein — encoded protein: MQPMIDPSFSESSYGFRPGRRAHDAVGQAQRDVQSGRRWVVDVDLAQFFDRVNHDMLLGLLANRIVDARMLRLIRHYLEAGVMVTGVVVERHEGTPQGGPLSPLLAKRVARCGGSGVGAPRTLLCTLC